Proteins co-encoded in one Lynx canadensis isolate LIC74 chromosome C1, mLynCan4.pri.v2, whole genome shotgun sequence genomic window:
- the ERCC3 gene encoding general transcription and DNA repair factor IIH helicase subunit XPB: MGKRDRGDRDKKKSKKRHYEDEEEDDDDVPGNDSQEAVPSAAGKQVDESGTKVDEYGAKDYRLQMPLKDDHTSRPLWVAPDGHIFLEAFSPVYKYAQDFLVAIAEPVCRPTHVHEYKLTAYSLYAAVSVGLQTSDITEYLRKLSKTGVPDGIIQFIKLCTVSYGKVKLVLKHNRYFVESSHPDVIQHLLQDPVIRECRLRNSDGEATELITETFTSKSAIAKTAEGSGGPSTSRVTDPQGKSDIPTDLFDFYEQMDKDEEEEEETQTVSFEVKQEMIEELQKRCIHLEYPLLAEYDFRNDSVNPDINIDLKPTAVLRPYQEKSLRKMFGNGRARSGVIVLPCGAGKSLVGVTAACTVRKRCLVLGNSAVSVEQWKAQFKMWSTIDDSQICRFTSDAKDKPIGCSIAISTYSMLGHTTKRSWEAERVMEWLKTQEWGLMILDEVHTIPARMFRRVLTIVQAHCKLGLTATLVREDDKIVDLNFLIGPKLYEANWMELQNNGYIAKVQCAEVWCPMSPEFYREYVAIKTKKRILLYTMNPNKFRACQFLIKFHERRNDKIIVFADNVFALKEYAIRLNKPYIYGPTSQGERMQILQNFKHNPKINTIFISKVGDTSFDLPEANVLIQISSHGGSRRQEAQRLGRVLRAKKGMVAEEYNAFFYSLVSQDTQEMAYSTKRQRFLVDQGYSFKVITKLAGMEDEELAFSTREEQQQLLQKVLAATDLDAEEEVVAGEFGSRSSQVSRRFGTMSSMSGADDTVYMEYHSSRGKTSTKHVHPLFKRFRK, from the exons ATGGGCAAAAGAGACCGGGGAGACCGCG ATAAGAAGAAGTCTAAGAAGCGGCACTACGAGGATGAAGAAGAAGATGACGACGACGTCCCCGGGAACGACTCTCAGGAAGCGGTCCCCTCGGCGGCTGGGAAGCAGGTGGATGAGTCCGGCACCAAAGTTGATGAATATGGAGCCAAGGACTACAGGCTGCAGATGCCGCTGAAGGACGACCACACGTCGAGGCCCCTCTGGGTG GCTCCTGATGGCCACATCTTCTTAGAAGCCTTCTCTCCGGTTTACAAATATGCTCAAGACTTCCTGGTGGCTATTGCAGAGCCAGTGTGCCGACCAACCCACGTGCATGAGTACAAACTAACTGCCTACTCCCTGTATGCAGCTGTCAGTGTTGGGCTACAAACTAGTGACATCACTGAATATCTCAGGAAGCTCAGCAAGACAGGAGTCCCTGATGGAATTATTCAGTTTATTAAG CTGTGTACTGTCAGCTACGGAAAAGTCAAGCTGGTCCTGAAGCACAACAG GTACTTTGTTGAAAGCTCCCACCCTGATGTCATCCAGCATCTTCTCCAGGATCCGGTGATCCGGGAGTGCCGCCTGCGGAACTCTGACGGGGAGGCCACGGAGCTCATCACAGAGACGTTCACAAGCAAGTCGGCT ATCGCCAAGACTGCTGAGGGCAGTGGTGGGCCTTCCACTTCCCGGGTGACGGACCCACAGGGAAAATCTGATATCCCCACAGACCTGTTTGACTTCTACGAACAAATGGACaaggatgaggaagaagaagaagagacccAGACAGTATCTTTTGAAGTCAAGCAG GAAATGATTGAAGAGCTCCAGAAACGTTGTATCCACCTGGAGTACCCCCTGTTGGCAGAGTATGACTTCCGGAATGATTCTGTTAACCCTGATATCAACATTGACCTGAAACCCACAGCCGTCCTTAGACCTTATCAGGAAAAGAGCTTACGGAAGATGTTTGGGAATGGACGTGCCCGCTCAGGGGTCATCGTTCTTCCTTGTG GTGCCGGCAAGTCCCTGGTTGGTGTGACAGCTGCTTGCACCGTGAGAAAGCGCTGTCTGGTACTGGGCAACTCAGCTGTGTCTGTGGAGCAGTGGAAAGCCCAGTTCAAGATGTGGTCCACCATTGACGACAGCCAGATCTGCCGCTTCACCTCCGATGCCAAGGACAAGCCCATCGGCTGCTCCATTGCCATTAGCACCTACTCCATGCTGGGCCACACCACCAAAAGGTCCTGGGAGGCTGAGCGAGTCATGGAGTGGCTCAAAACTCAGGAGTGGGGCCTCATGATCCTGGATGAAGTACATACCATACCAG CCAGGATGTTCCGACGGGTGCTTACCATCGTGCAGGCCCACTGCAAGCTGGGTTTGACCGCCACCCTCGTCCGGGAAGATGACAAAATTGTCGACTTAAATTTTCTGATTGGCCCCAAGCTCTACGAAGCCAATTGGATGGAGCTGCAGAACAATGGCTACATCGCCAAAGTCCAGTGTGCCGAG GTTTGGTGCCCGATGTCTCCTGAGTTTTACCGGGAGTATGTGGCAATCAAAACCAAGAAACGAATCTTGCTGTATACCATGAACCCCAACAAATTCAGAGCTTGCCAGTTTCTGATCAAGTTTCATGAAAGGAGGAATGACAAGATTATTGTCTTTGCCGACAATGTGTTTGCCCTGAAAGAATATGCCATTAGGCTGAACAA ACCGTATATCTATGGTCCTACATCCCAGGGAGAGAGGATGCAGATTCTCCAGAATTTCAagcacaaccccaaaatcaacaCCATCTTCATATCCAAG GTGGGTGACACATCGTTTGATCTGCCAGAAGCAAATGTTCTCATTCAGATCTCATCTCATGGTGGCTCCCGACGGCAGGAGGCCCAGAGGCTGGGGCGAGTGCTCCGAGCCAAAAAAG GAATGGTGGCAGAGGAGTACAATGCCTTCTTCTACTCGTTGGTGTCCCAGGACACACAGGAAATGGCTTACTCAACCAAGCGGCAGAGGTTCTTGGTAGACCAGGGTTATAGCTTTAAG GTGATCACAAAGCTGGCTGGTATGGAGGACGAAGAGCTGGCGTTTTCCACGAGGGAAGAGCAACAACAGCTCCTACAGAAGGTCCTGGCAGCCACTGACCTGGATGCAGAGGAAGAGGTGGTGGCAGGAGAATTTGGCTCCAGGTCCAGCCAG